From Solwaraspora sp. WMMD1047, the proteins below share one genomic window:
- a CDS encoding DUF2269 family protein: MSAFLLSVHVLAAILAIGPVAIAASMFPRAARLALTAPEHPEKGAAVRILHRITRVYAVIGVLVPVFGLATGASLGVLGDSWLIVSMVLTAAAAALLIGVILPGQRRVLRALTTDADRTGDLVPDRVARRLGMLTGVFNLLWAIVVVLMIYRPGSTTGVGL, encoded by the coding sequence GTGAGCGCGTTCCTGCTGTCGGTGCATGTGCTCGCCGCCATCCTCGCCATCGGGCCGGTCGCCATCGCCGCGAGCATGTTCCCCCGCGCCGCGCGGCTCGCCCTCACCGCACCCGAACACCCCGAAAAGGGCGCCGCGGTACGCATCCTGCACCGCATCACCCGCGTCTACGCGGTGATCGGCGTCCTCGTTCCGGTGTTCGGACTCGCCACCGGTGCGAGCCTCGGCGTGCTCGGCGACAGTTGGCTGATCGTCTCCATGGTCCTGACCGCCGCCGCGGCCGCGCTGCTGATCGGGGTCATCCTCCCCGGCCAGCGACGGGTCCTCCGGGCGCTCACCACGGACGCGGACCGGACCGGCGACCTGGTGCCGGACCGGGTCGCGCGCCGGCTCGGGATGCTGACCGGCGTCTTCAACCTGCTCTGGGCGATCGTCGTCGTCCTGATGATCTACCGGCCCGGCTCGACGACGGGAGTCGGGCTGTGA
- a CDS encoding winged helix-turn-helix domain-containing protein, whose translation MHTPKYERVASAIRDQIRSGQLKPGDQLPTTQGLIKEHGVSYGSVRTALMILKAEGLIEGRQGEGVYVRKIACA comes from the coding sequence TTGCACACACCGAAGTACGAGCGGGTGGCGTCGGCCATCCGGGACCAGATCCGGTCCGGGCAGCTCAAGCCCGGAGACCAGTTGCCGACGACCCAGGGCCTGATCAAGGAGCACGGCGTCTCCTACGGATCCGTCCGCACCGCGCTCATGATCCTCAAGGCGGAAGGGCTGATCGAGGGCCGGCAGGGCGAAGGCGTCTACGTGCGAAAGATCGCTTGCGCCTAA
- a CDS encoding DJ-1/PfpI family protein — MPRINVQIVLFDGFDPLDVVAPFEALTAGSQFLGGAFALELVSAGGPGVVRSGNPRITLTATATLDPDAPGYVLVPGAVGPVDADAGEESIPARLGRFASSDAMPLIRRALDNPEITVAAYCGGSLALAMAGLLDGRTATTHALGVDLLDTTGVHAVRARVVDDGDLISGGGVTSGLDVALYLLERDFGPHTARAVEELFEYERRGTTWKSSRQPATGVRTGG, encoded by the coding sequence ATGCCCCGGATCAATGTTCAGATCGTGCTCTTCGACGGGTTCGACCCGCTCGACGTGGTCGCCCCGTTCGAGGCGCTCACCGCCGGGAGCCAGTTCCTCGGCGGCGCGTTCGCGTTGGAACTCGTCAGCGCGGGCGGACCCGGCGTCGTGCGGTCCGGTAACCCCCGGATCACGCTGACGGCCACCGCCACCCTCGACCCGGACGCGCCCGGCTACGTGCTCGTCCCCGGGGCGGTCGGCCCGGTCGACGCGGACGCCGGAGAGGAGAGCATCCCGGCGCGCCTCGGCCGGTTCGCGTCGAGCGACGCGATGCCGCTGATCCGTCGAGCGCTCGACAACCCGGAGATCACCGTCGCGGCGTACTGCGGAGGTTCACTCGCCCTGGCGATGGCCGGCCTTCTCGACGGCCGCACCGCCACCACCCACGCGCTCGGCGTCGACCTGCTCGACACCACGGGGGTGCACGCCGTCCGCGCCCGGGTGGTCGACGACGGCGACCTGATCAGCGGCGGCGGCGTCACCTCGGGCCTCGACGTCGCCCTCTACCTGCTCGAACGGGACTTCGGCCCGCACACCGCCCGCGCCGTCGAGGAGCTGTTCGAGTACGAGCGCCGCGGCACCACCTGGAAGAGCAGCCGGCAGCCGGCGACCGGCGTGCGGACCGGCGGGTGA
- a CDS encoding winged helix-turn-helix domain-containing protein, protein MPYEAAYERVARELRERIVSGQLKTGDRLPSISQLKAEYQVSDTVIRNAMLILRTEGLTEGRPGSGVFVRERDGG, encoded by the coding sequence ATGCCATATGAGGCCGCCTATGAGCGGGTCGCCCGCGAGCTGCGGGAACGGATCGTCTCCGGTCAGCTCAAAACCGGCGACAGGCTGCCGTCGATCAGTCAGCTCAAGGCCGAGTACCAGGTCTCCGACACGGTGATCCGCAACGCCATGTTGATCCTGCGGACCGAAGGGCTGACCGAGGGGCGGCCGGGGTCCGGAGTGTTCGTGCGGGAGCGGGACGGCGGGTAG
- the ppc gene encoding phosphoenolpyruvate carboxylase, translated as MTDQHDHDGPDAALRADIRRLGTLLGQTLARQEGKPLLDLVEEIRAQVRSDAEAAAQRLAAMDITTGTKLARAFSTYFHLANITEQVHRSRDLRRQRATQGGWLDQAGRLIAERGVSPEEISSAARKLAVRPVFTAHPTEAARRSILSKLRAIADELDTEAAAAILYGAADEGPANRRLAELLDLLWQTDELRLDRPDPTDEARNAIYYLRDLYDEAAPQVLDDLANTLRSLGVETAPSARPLTFGTWIGGDRDGNPFVTPKVTGDVLLIQHEHGIQATEKALDALIREVSVSRRLRGVSLDLSASLAADLDALPEVAARFRRTNAEEPYRLKARCMKVKLANTRLRLRQGTAHVPGRDYLDAAQVVADLELMRASLARNAGQLTAVGMLASAIRTVSAFGLQLATMDVREHAEAHHVVLAQLYARVGEVSDYSALSRADRTKLLADELTGRRPLSSPDTPLTEAARKTFDVFAAIRQAQQRYGPEVIESYIVSMTLGVDDVLAAVVLAREAGLVDVHSGRARIGFVPLLETPAELDAGGELLDEMLSLPAYRAIVTARGDVQEVMLGYSDSNKEAGITTSQWSIHKAQRALRDVAARHNVRLRLFHGRGGTVGRGGGPTHEAILAQPYGTLDGAIKVTEQGEVISDKYTIPSLARENLELTIAAVLQSTLLHTTPRQPMEMLERWDATMDVVSGAAFRQYRSLVENPDLPAYFWASTPTELLGALNIGSRPAKRPNTGAGLGGLRAIPWVFGWTQTRQIVPGWFGVGTGLAAARADGLADVLAEMHRNWHFFRTFLSNVEMMLTKTDLNIARRYVETLVPAQLRPIFTTIEEEYELTKREVLAITASPALLDNSPVLQRTLAVRDTYLEPLHHLQVALLRQYRDSGAAGRAVATAPGGRRAPGDGTALERALLTTVNGIAAGMRNTG; from the coding sequence GTGACCGACCAGCATGACCACGACGGCCCCGACGCCGCCCTGCGGGCGGACATCCGGCGACTGGGCACCCTGCTCGGCCAGACCCTGGCCCGGCAGGAGGGCAAGCCGCTGCTGGACCTGGTCGAGGAGATCCGGGCCCAGGTCCGCTCCGACGCCGAGGCCGCCGCGCAGCGGCTGGCCGCGATGGACATCACCACCGGTACGAAGCTGGCCCGCGCCTTCTCCACCTACTTCCACCTGGCCAACATCACCGAGCAGGTGCACCGGTCCCGGGACCTGCGCCGGCAGCGGGCCACCCAGGGCGGCTGGCTGGACCAGGCCGGCCGGTTGATCGCCGAGCGCGGGGTGTCGCCGGAGGAGATCTCCTCGGCGGCCCGCAAGCTCGCCGTCCGGCCGGTCTTCACCGCCCACCCGACCGAGGCGGCCCGGCGCTCCATCCTGTCGAAGCTGCGCGCGATCGCCGACGAGCTGGACACCGAGGCCGCCGCCGCGATCCTCTACGGCGCCGCCGACGAGGGGCCCGCCAACCGGCGGCTGGCCGAGCTGCTCGACCTGCTCTGGCAGACCGACGAGCTGCGGCTGGACCGACCGGACCCGACCGACGAGGCCCGCAACGCGATCTACTACCTGCGCGACCTCTACGACGAGGCCGCCCCGCAGGTGCTCGACGACCTGGCCAACACGCTGCGGTCGCTCGGGGTGGAGACCGCCCCCAGCGCCCGGCCGCTGACCTTCGGCACCTGGATCGGTGGTGACCGGGACGGCAACCCGTTCGTCACCCCCAAGGTCACCGGCGACGTGCTGCTGATCCAGCACGAACACGGCATCCAGGCCACCGAGAAGGCGCTGGACGCGCTGATCCGGGAGGTGTCGGTCTCCCGGCGGCTGCGCGGGGTGTCGCTGGACCTCTCCGCCAGCCTCGCCGCCGACCTGGACGCGCTGCCCGAGGTGGCGGCCCGGTTCCGGCGCACCAACGCCGAGGAGCCGTACCGGCTCAAGGCCCGCTGCATGAAGGTCAAGCTGGCCAACACCCGGCTGCGGCTGCGGCAGGGCACCGCGCACGTGCCCGGCCGGGACTACCTGGACGCCGCGCAGGTGGTCGCCGACCTGGAGCTGATGCGCGCCTCGCTGGCCCGCAACGCCGGCCAGCTCACCGCCGTCGGGATGCTGGCGTCGGCGATCCGCACCGTGTCGGCGTTCGGACTGCAGCTCGCCACGATGGACGTCCGTGAGCACGCCGAGGCGCACCACGTCGTGCTGGCGCAGCTCTACGCCCGGGTCGGCGAGGTCTCCGACTACTCCGCGCTGAGCCGGGCGGACCGGACCAAGCTGCTCGCCGACGAGCTGACCGGGCGCCGGCCGCTCTCCAGCCCGGACACCCCGTTGACCGAGGCGGCCCGCAAGACGTTCGACGTGTTCGCCGCGATCCGGCAGGCCCAGCAGCGGTACGGGCCGGAGGTGATCGAGTCGTACATCGTCTCGATGACCCTCGGCGTCGACGACGTGCTGGCCGCCGTGGTGCTGGCCCGGGAGGCCGGGCTGGTGGACGTGCACAGTGGCCGGGCCCGGATTGGCTTCGTGCCGCTGCTGGAGACCCCGGCAGAGCTGGACGCCGGTGGTGAGCTGCTGGACGAGATGCTGTCGCTGCCGGCGTACCGGGCGATCGTGACCGCCCGGGGCGACGTGCAGGAGGTGATGCTCGGCTACTCCGACTCCAACAAGGAGGCCGGCATCACCACCTCGCAGTGGTCGATCCACAAGGCGCAGCGGGCGCTGCGGGACGTGGCGGCCCGGCACAACGTACGGCTGCGGCTGTTCCACGGCCGGGGCGGCACGGTGGGCCGGGGCGGCGGCCCGACGCACGAGGCGATCCTGGCCCAGCCATACGGCACCCTGGACGGCGCGATCAAGGTCACCGAGCAGGGCGAGGTGATCTCCGACAAGTACACGATCCCGTCGCTGGCCAGGGAGAACCTGGAGCTGACGATCGCGGCCGTGCTGCAGAGCACGCTGCTGCACACCACCCCGCGCCAGCCGATGGAGATGCTGGAACGCTGGGACGCCACAATGGACGTGGTCTCCGGGGCGGCGTTCCGGCAGTACCGCTCGCTGGTCGAGAACCCGGACCTGCCGGCGTACTTCTGGGCGTCGACGCCGACCGAGCTGCTGGGAGCGCTGAACATCGGCTCCCGGCCGGCGAAGCGGCCCAACACCGGCGCCGGGCTGGGCGGCCTGCGGGCCATCCCGTGGGTGTTCGGCTGGACCCAGACCCGGCAGATCGTGCCCGGCTGGTTCGGGGTCGGGACCGGGCTGGCCGCCGCCCGCGCCGACGGGCTGGCCGACGTGCTCGCCGAAATGCACCGCAACTGGCACTTCTTCCGCACGTTCCTGTCGAACGTCGAGATGATGTTGACCAAGACCGACCTGAACATCGCCCGCCGCTACGTGGAGACGCTGGTGCCGGCGCAGCTGCGGCCGATCTTCACCACCATCGAGGAGGAGTACGAGTTGACCAAGCGCGAGGTGTTGGCGATCACCGCCTCTCCCGCGCTGCTGGACAACTCGCCGGTGCTGCAGCGCACCCTGGCCGTCCGGGACACCTACTTGGAGCCGCTGCACCACCTGCAGGTGGCGCTGCTGCGGCAGTACCGCGACTCCGGCGCCGCCGGCCGCGCGGTCGCCACCGCACCGGGTGGCCGGCGCGCCCCCGGCGACGGCACCGCCCTGGAGCGCGCCCTGCTCACCACCGTCAACGGCATCGCCGCCGGCATGCGCAACACCGGCTGA
- a CDS encoding Uma2 family endonuclease yields the protein MSAEAVGRHMPSVVTLDDLAAMIAADPHGHRYETSPQGALSVMPPPDSEHAAIASRLLVWLATAGWPAEQVLQAAGVRIPGPDGDGGRIPDLTLWSRPQPRSVWLAVTELLLVVEIVSPGSETMDEMVKRHEYARAGIPWYWVVDRDAAQTVTLNRLAPTGEYEVASKLPLAWLLNTAPADHLDRP from the coding sequence ATGAGCGCGGAGGCTGTCGGCAGGCACATGCCGTCCGTCGTGACGCTCGACGATCTCGCCGCGATGATCGCAGCCGATCCGCACGGACACCGTTACGAGACCAGCCCCCAGGGAGCGTTGTCCGTAATGCCGCCACCCGATTCGGAACACGCGGCGATCGCGAGCCGGCTGTTGGTGTGGCTCGCCACGGCGGGTTGGCCGGCCGAGCAGGTGCTCCAGGCCGCCGGGGTCCGCATCCCCGGGCCGGACGGTGACGGGGGCCGGATTCCCGACCTGACCCTCTGGTCCCGTCCTCAGCCGCGCAGCGTCTGGCTGGCGGTCACGGAGCTCCTACTGGTGGTCGAGATCGTGTCTCCGGGGTCGGAGACGATGGACGAGATGGTGAAGCGGCACGAGTACGCCCGCGCGGGGATCCCCTGGTACTGGGTCGTCGACCGGGACGCCGCGCAGACCGTCACCCTCAATCGGCTCGCCCCGACCGGCGAGTACGAGGTGGCCAGCAAGCTACCGCTCGCCTGGCTCCTGAACACGGCCCCCGCCGACCACCTCGACCGCCCCTGA
- a CDS encoding PQQ-dependent sugar dehydrogenase: MAVSTAGRRSAWGCAALLVVGAVTSCGDDPAEPARSTATPGPVVTATAPSTPSATPDLGAGEVVAEGIDVPWGLTFLPDGDALVAERESGRILRVSPSGGQPRQVYDVPGVVAGGEGGLLGLAVSPDYASDNLVYAYFTAREDNRIVRFSLDDDSPDVVFDGIAKAGNHNGGRIAFGPDGMLYVGTGDAGRTSRSQDADDPAGKILRLTPDGEPAPGNPTAGSPVYSLGHRNVQGLAWDAQGRLFATEFGQNDVDELNLIEPGRNYGWPEVEGEGDTEGGRYTNPLVTWPTREASPSGLAIAGETAYMAALRGERLWTIPLTGDPVGEPSAEFTDRYGRLRTVAVAPDGALWLTTSNTDGRGDLRDGDDRILRFPAR, encoded by the coding sequence ATGGCAGTCAGCACCGCAGGTAGGCGGAGTGCGTGGGGGTGCGCCGCGCTACTCGTGGTCGGCGCGGTGACGAGCTGCGGTGACGACCCCGCCGAGCCGGCCCGGTCCACTGCGACGCCCGGCCCGGTGGTCACGGCGACGGCGCCGAGCACCCCGTCGGCGACGCCGGATCTGGGCGCCGGCGAGGTGGTCGCGGAGGGGATCGACGTACCGTGGGGCCTGACCTTCCTGCCCGACGGCGACGCGCTGGTGGCCGAGCGGGAGAGCGGCCGGATCCTGCGGGTCTCCCCGAGCGGTGGACAACCCCGCCAGGTGTACGACGTGCCGGGCGTGGTGGCCGGCGGTGAGGGTGGCCTGCTGGGATTGGCGGTCTCCCCCGACTACGCCTCGGACAATCTGGTGTACGCCTACTTCACGGCGCGGGAGGACAACCGGATCGTCCGGTTCAGCCTGGACGACGACAGCCCGGACGTGGTCTTCGACGGCATCGCGAAGGCTGGCAACCACAACGGTGGCCGGATCGCGTTCGGCCCGGACGGCATGCTCTACGTGGGCACCGGGGACGCCGGCCGGACGTCGCGGTCCCAGGACGCCGACGACCCCGCCGGCAAGATCCTCCGGTTGACCCCGGACGGCGAACCGGCCCCCGGAAACCCGACCGCCGGCTCGCCGGTCTACAGCCTCGGCCACCGCAACGTGCAGGGGCTGGCCTGGGACGCGCAGGGTCGGCTGTTCGCCACCGAGTTCGGGCAGAACGACGTGGACGAGTTGAACCTGATCGAGCCGGGCCGCAACTACGGCTGGCCCGAGGTCGAGGGGGAAGGTGACACCGAGGGCGGGCGCTACACCAACCCGCTTGTCACCTGGCCCACCCGTGAGGCGTCCCCGTCCGGCCTGGCCATCGCGGGCGAGACGGCGTACATGGCCGCGCTGCGCGGCGAGCGGCTCTGGACCATCCCGCTGACCGGCGACCCAGTCGGCGAGCCGTCGGCCGAGTTCACCGACCGCTACGGCCGGCTGCGCACGGTCGCGGTCGCCCCCGACGGCGCCCTCTGGCTGACCACCTCGAACACCGACGGCCGGGGCGACCTCCGCGACGGCGACGACCGCATCCTCCGCTTCCCCGCCCGCTGA